The Spirosoma foliorum genome has a window encoding:
- a CDS encoding YfiT family bacillithiol transferase, with translation MQDIEALRFPIGDFVYGQSFTDDDTKQHIAVIDELPVKLTESVGKWGDDRLDTPYRPGGWTVRQLVHHVADSHMNAYVRTKLALTELNPTISPYEEGEWAKLPDSELPIAPSLVLLKSLHLRWVTILESLTDADLQRTYYHPGSQRTFAIREVIALYAWHSEHHYQHAFRLAERNGWEEKYV, from the coding sequence ATGCAGGATATTGAAGCCCTCCGTTTCCCGATTGGCGATTTTGTCTATGGCCAATCGTTTACCGACGATGACACCAAACAGCACATTGCCGTTATTGACGAACTACCCGTAAAACTGACCGAGTCAGTTGGGAAGTGGGGCGACGATCGGCTCGATACCCCTTATCGGCCTGGCGGCTGGACCGTCCGGCAACTGGTTCATCATGTGGCCGATAGCCATATGAATGCCTATGTTCGGACAAAACTCGCGTTGACCGAATTGAACCCGACGATCAGCCCCTACGAAGAAGGCGAATGGGCGAAATTACCAGATTCTGAATTGCCAATTGCTCCATCGCTTGTTCTGCTGAAAAGCCTGCATCTACGCTGGGTAACGATTCTTGAGTCACTCACAGACGCCGATCTGCAACGGACATATTATCATCCCGGTAGCCAGCGCACCTTTGCGATTCGTGAAGTTATTGCCCTTTACGCCTGGCATAGTGAACATCACTACCAGCACGCGTTTCGGCTCGCCGAACGGAACGGTTGGGAGGAAAAATATGTATGA
- a CDS encoding FeoB-associated Cys-rich membrane protein — MQELIIFLVFAAALAYLGRRMYGSFSKKQAGCGKGCGCATDAKTMLHTTEKRI; from the coding sequence ATGCAGGAGCTCATCATTTTTCTCGTTTTTGCCGCTGCGTTGGCCTATTTAGGTCGGCGGATGTACGGGAGTTTTTCGAAGAAACAGGCGGGTTGTGGTAAAGGCTGCGGGTGCGCTACGGATGCAAAGACCATGTTGCATACTACCGAAAAGCGGATATAA
- a CDS encoding DUF4403 family protein gives MVLVAMNAQRIIGFFIILTIGIGLDGCKRVRPEAPAAEAFEPPIIDPVSYMAGKLTFNIRDLERKVNKGLSTTLVSEQTFEGRKGEAWRLRVERTGPVQIRYENRRVFFSAPLQVWYSNPIGLRKSANRKSRPLCALAVNFTSPVGVGPNWRLLTKARFEDYHWTQEPQVRLLGVKISVKKIAESILDKRKADIEQAIDKAVHHGLRLDKEVGKIWRDMQKPLRIAKVPENIWLLPKPFSISTAPVYGNTKQIIVPIQIAFRVDTRLGPKPVLDSLEQLPKLLRRKEVPEASRLEVLAFIPYADVSQVLARTLEKQKLNLMGGNITVKNTSIYGSGKKLILKADVGGTVHGTLYFHGTPAYDTLTNTLRIQNVDFDVETKERLFSTADWLLHDHLRDTIQAAMVVPLRQPISTIPQKIETAFARAKVGQKTDLDIDTFKLVPQRILVQPKGVQILIKVESKVAVKVKRF, from the coding sequence ATGGTTCTTGTAGCAATGAATGCTCAACGGATCATCGGCTTTTTTATAATACTGACCATCGGAATTGGACTCGATGGTTGTAAACGTGTACGCCCTGAAGCTCCCGCTGCCGAAGCATTCGAACCGCCGATAATTGATCCCGTATCCTATATGGCGGGGAAATTGACCTTCAACATTCGTGACCTGGAGCGAAAAGTAAACAAAGGACTATCGACCACGCTGGTTTCAGAGCAAACATTTGAGGGGCGAAAAGGGGAGGCCTGGCGACTCCGGGTAGAACGTACCGGACCCGTACAGATTCGCTACGAAAATCGGCGGGTGTTTTTTTCGGCTCCTTTGCAGGTCTGGTATAGCAATCCCATTGGTCTCCGGAAAAGTGCCAATCGTAAAAGCCGACCATTGTGCGCGCTGGCTGTTAATTTTACCAGTCCTGTTGGCGTAGGGCCAAACTGGCGATTACTCACAAAGGCTCGCTTCGAAGATTATCACTGGACTCAGGAGCCTCAGGTGCGATTGCTTGGGGTAAAAATTAGCGTAAAAAAGATCGCCGAAAGCATTCTGGATAAACGTAAGGCCGATATTGAGCAGGCCATCGATAAAGCTGTTCATCACGGCCTGCGTCTGGATAAGGAGGTTGGAAAAATCTGGCGGGATATGCAAAAACCGCTTCGAATTGCCAAGGTGCCCGAAAACATATGGCTACTGCCGAAGCCATTTAGCATTTCCACCGCCCCAGTGTATGGAAATACCAAACAGATCATTGTGCCGATTCAGATTGCCTTTAGGGTCGATACCCGTTTGGGACCGAAACCCGTACTTGATAGTCTGGAACAACTGCCCAAGCTTCTACGTCGAAAAGAAGTGCCAGAAGCGTCTCGGCTGGAAGTGCTGGCTTTTATTCCTTATGCTGATGTGAGTCAGGTGTTGGCCCGGACTTTGGAAAAGCAGAAATTAAACCTGATGGGCGGGAACATAACGGTTAAAAATACAAGCATTTACGGAAGTGGTAAGAAGCTGATTCTGAAAGCCGATGTGGGAGGAACAGTACACGGAACGCTCTATTTTCATGGTACACCCGCCTATGATACGCTCACCAATACCCTGCGCATTCAGAATGTAGATTTCGATGTGGAGACAAAGGAACGCTTATTCTCCACCGCCGACTGGTTACTGCATGACCACTTGCGGGATACCATTCAGGCGGCCATGGTGGTACCTCTAAGACAGCCCATTTCAACTATACCCCAAAAAATAGAAACGGCCTTTGCCCGAGCGAAAGTCGGGCAGAAAACCGATCTCGATATTGATACCTTTAAGCTGGTTCCCCAGCGAATTTTGGTCCAACCCAAAGGCGTTCAGATTCTAATCAAGGTAGAATCCAAAGTAGCGGTCAAAGTGAAGAGGTTTTGA
- a CDS encoding DNA-3-methyladenine glycosylase family protein, producing the protein MARLIAETPFPKIFNDYADTQAADRVYLALLESIVAQQISTKAADAIFARFRALFPDNFPEANALLAKTTDELRSAGLSFQKIKYVQSVAEFAVRNPLDRIHLDAMTDEEIVQYLLPIKGVGRWTVEMVLMFVLGRPDIFPINDLIIRQRMIQAYPEQTKDLTGKALYKVLHQIADAWRPHRTTASRYLWRWKPVLTLRASKPLHFDRYFGFYLD; encoded by the coding sequence ATGGCTCGTCTGATAGCCGAGACGCCTTTTCCTAAAATTTTCAATGATTATGCCGATACCCAGGCGGCTGACCGTGTATACCTTGCGTTACTCGAAAGTATTGTTGCTCAGCAGATTTCAACTAAGGCTGCCGATGCTATTTTTGCCCGTTTCCGTGCCTTATTCCCCGATAATTTCCCCGAAGCCAATGCGCTGTTAGCAAAAACGACCGACGAGTTGCGGAGTGCTGGGTTATCATTCCAGAAAATCAAGTACGTACAAAGTGTTGCAGAGTTCGCCGTCAGAAATCCCTTAGACAGAATACACCTCGACGCCATGACCGATGAAGAAATCGTTCAATACTTACTTCCGATCAAAGGCGTTGGTCGCTGGACGGTGGAGATGGTGCTTATGTTCGTGCTTGGACGACCTGATATTTTCCCGATCAATGACTTGATCATTCGCCAACGGATGATTCAGGCTTACCCGGAACAAACAAAAGACCTGACAGGAAAGGCCTTATATAAAGTGCTGCACCAGATTGCCGACGCCTGGCGACCGCATCGCACGACAGCCAGCCGGTATTTATGGCGCTGGAAACCTGTTTTGACGCTCAGAGCGTCAAAACCTCTTCACTTTGACCGCTACTTTGGATTCTACCTTGATTAG
- a CDS encoding alpha/beta hydrolase → MNPLSTRKISLVALAGLLLLTTVCRAQRPNPVKAIFPPDTRFIANVAYAGDTLKRHLLDIYLPATAGTNPPLVVWVHGGAWMLNDKYADMSYMKNTVRSILEKGYAFASIDYRYSTTAPFPAQIQDCNQALEFLYQNAAKYGFDRNRIALIGFSAGGHLASLLALSNNSTHPDFYVNRKKPSFRIKTVVDFYGPADLLAVIRRDAPLADTAVATSESRLLGASPLRRPDLAKIASPVTYVDKNDPPFLIIQGEKDESVPAAQSVLFSSWLTLAQVKNRLIIVPGAPHYGTMFDSDFNQKAIFEWLDTYLK, encoded by the coding sequence ATGAATCCTCTGTCGACGCGAAAAATAAGTCTAGTTGCCCTGGCCGGTTTATTACTGCTGACCACCGTGTGCCGGGCGCAAAGGCCAAATCCTGTCAAGGCGATTTTTCCACCGGATACCCGCTTTATTGCGAACGTCGCCTATGCGGGCGATACCTTGAAACGACATTTACTGGATATTTACCTGCCTGCCACAGCTGGCACCAACCCGCCATTAGTGGTCTGGGTGCATGGTGGCGCGTGGATGCTCAACGACAAGTATGCCGATATGAGCTACATGAAAAACACCGTTCGATCGATATTAGAAAAAGGATACGCCTTTGCGTCGATCGACTATCGGTATAGCACAACGGCTCCGTTTCCGGCTCAGATTCAGGACTGTAATCAAGCACTGGAGTTTTTATATCAGAATGCCGCCAAGTATGGTTTCGACCGAAACCGGATCGCCTTAATTGGTTTTTCGGCAGGTGGCCATCTGGCATCATTGCTGGCGTTGTCCAATAACAGTACACATCCTGACTTTTACGTCAACAGGAAAAAGCCATCATTTCGTATTAAAACCGTTGTCGATTTCTACGGCCCAGCCGATCTGCTGGCCGTTATCCGTCGGGATGCACCACTGGCCGATACGGCGGTTGCTACATCCGAAAGTCGGTTATTGGGTGCATCGCCTTTGCGCCGTCCTGATCTGGCGAAGATTGCCAGTCCTGTCACCTATGTAGATAAAAATGACCCGCCTTTTCTGATTATTCAAGGCGAAAAAGACGAGTCGGTACCAGCGGCTCAATCGGTGTTGTTCAGCTCCTGGCTAACGCTTGCCCAGGTTAAAAATCGGCTGATCATTGTGCCAGGGGCACCCCATTACGGCACCATGTTCGATAGCGATTTCAACCAAAAGGCTATTTTCGAGTGGTTGGATACCTATTTGAAGTAA